The Candidatus Rokuibacteriota bacterium genome contains the following window.
GACCAGAAGAAGCCGCGAAAGTAGAGCAGGAAGACCGCCCCCATGATCTGAAGGGGAACGTCCGACATAATCGCCAGGGTGCTGACCATGGAGCCCGACTGGAGGAGGAGGACGATGAAGACGAAGAAGACGGCAAAGACCAGGCCGTCGTAGAGGCGGTAGATGTTGTCCAGCATCGTGAGCATCATCCCGGTGGGCTGGACTGTGTACCCCCGCGGCAGGGGGATCGAGGTCTTGGCCCCCATGAGGATCCCTGCCGTCGCCATCTTCAGCCCGACGTCGCGGTACTGCCCGAGGACAGCGAGGGCGTACTGGAGATCTTCCTTATAGATGAAATCGGTCCCGTACTTCGGGACCACCCTGGCCACCTCTTTCAGTCGCACGTGCTTGCCTCCGGGCGCAGTGATGATGACGTTTTCCAGGTCCTCCAGAGTCGCCCGCTGCTCGGGCTTGTAGCGGATCAGGAGGCGCTGGTGGCGATCGGTCCCCTCGAGCCCCTCGGGCTTGAAGAACTCCGAGGTCATCCCGCCCTGCGTCGCGTAGAAGGCCTGCATGGCGATCTGGGGGACGGCCAGCCCCAGCTCCTGAGCCCGCGCCCGGTCCACTTCGAGCCTGTACTGCGGCAGGGTGAGGGACCAATTTGTGAAGGGCTGGACTACCCCGGGGGCCCGGTTCGCCACCGTGATCGCCTGATCGCCGACTTTGGCGAGGGTTTCTAGGTCGTCGCCCTTGAAGACCACCTCCACAGGGTTCCGGGCGGTGTTCACCGGCGTGGCGCCCATCTCCATGAGCCAGAGCGACCGGATCCCCGGCACCGTCTGGAGGACCTCCCGCTGGACGCTGTCCATGATCTCCCAGACGCTCCGATTGGTCTTGCTCGAGCAGGCGCGGGTGAGCCGATCGAACCACTCCCACTTCTCGTAGAAGAGGCAGACCCGCTCGTCCTTATGGGTCATGGTGATCTTGAAGAGAGCCTTGTTGACGGTGCGGACGCCATAACCGGAGAAGTAGGTCCCGAAGGCCGGCTCCTGGCCGATCTGGGTGGAGACCAGCTTGACCTCGGGCTGGCGCATGAGGACTTCCTCGATCCTCGAGACGACCTTCTCGGTCTCGGGGTACGGGGTGCCGGGCCAGGCCTCCACCTCGCCGACAGCCTGGCCGGTGTCCTGGAGCGGCATCCCCTCCCAGCCGAGCATCGGCCAGATCTTCCAGCCGGCGTAAATGGACGCCACGGCGATCCCGATGATGACGGCCCGGTGGTCCAGCGACCAGTCGAGGGCATGCCTGTAGAGCCACTCGAGCTTCTCAATGAGCCAGATGAACGGGCGGAAGAGCCAGGTGAAGAACCGGTCCAGAGGGTTGGCCAGCCGCTCCTGGTAGGGCTTGAAGAGGTAGGCGGCCATCATCGGGTTCATCGTGAGGGCGAAGAAGGCAGAGAACATGTGGGCGAAGATCATGGGGGCTGTCATGCCGCGGAAGCCGATCCCCATGGCTCCCTGGAGGAAGAGGTTGGGGATGAGGACGAGCCAGAAGGCGAAGCCGGTGGCCAGGACGGCGAAGGTCAGCTCCTGGGCCCCGTCGATTGCCGCCTGCTTCGGGCTCTTCCCCTTCTTGAGGTGCCGGTTAATGACATCCATCATGACGACGGCGTCGTCCACCAGCCGCCCCAGGACGAACACCAGCGCCATGTTGGTCGGCGTGTTGATGGTGAGGCCCCAGGGTTTCCAGAAGACGAAGCTGGCGAGCACGATGAGCGGGAGCTGGATCAGGACGATGACCGTGGGCGTGATGGTGTTGAGGAACATGAGGAGCACGATGGACGTGAGAAAGAACGCGAGGAACAGCTCCTTCCAGGAGTTGGCGATGATCCGCCAGACGAAGTCGTTCCGGTTGTAGGCAACCCCGATGCGGAGGCCCGGGTTGTTCTTCTCGAACTCCTTGGCGAGCCTCAGGGCCGGGTCGATGACCTGGGGGTCCCCCTTCCATGGCACCTTCACGATGGTGAGGAGGACACCGGGCTGGCCGTTGAAGTGGTAGCCCGACCGGATCTCGGCGTAGGTGTCTTTCACCTCGGCCACGTCCCGGAGGTAGACGATCCGGTCCTTGAAGTTCCCGATGGGGATGTCCCGCAGCTCCTCCGGGTTTCGGTAGCGGAGGTCGAGCCGGACGAGGGTGTCCTGAGCGGGGTTGATCATCCGACCGCCGGAGCGGGAGAGGTGCTGGCGCTCCAGGGCCGTCTTGATGTCGTGGAGGCCGAGGTTATAGGCCTCCAGTTTTGTCCGGTCCACCTCCACGGTCACCTGGCGGCGCTTGCCGCCGAAGGGGATCGCGGACTGAACGCCTGGAACTTGCTCGAAGCGGTTCCTCATCTGGTTGGCCACGAACTCGCGGAGAGTCACGTCGTCCCAGCTGCCGTGGGTCACGTGGAGGTCCAGGATGGGGACGTTCTGCGCATCCACATGGACAACCCAGGGGTTGGTGGTGTTGTCCTTGTCGAGCGGCAGCTCGTTGAGCATGTTGTTGAGGAGGGTCTCGACCGCCACCTTGTGCTTGTTGATGTCGGAGAAATAGGGGAAGCCGATGATGATCTCGGCCCGCCCTTCCTGGGTGTTGGAGCGGATGAACTCCTTGTCGTTCAGGACCCCCATCTTCTGCTCGATGGGGCGGGTGAAGTAGGCCTCCATGTCCTCGGCCGAAACGCCGGGGTACTGGATGATGATCCCGATGGATGGGCTGTCCACATAGGGCTGGAGCTCCACGGGCAGGTTGATGTAGGTCAGGAACCCCCCACCCACGAGCGCCAGGAAGACGGCGATCATGACGATGGGGTGCTCGACCGAGTACTTGGGGAGAAGCTTGAGCATCGCTGTCCCTCCGCCTCTAACCCCTTACAGCCCCGCCACGATGTTGACCTGCTGGCCCTCGACCAGCCCCCGCTGGCCCTTGAAGATCACCATCTCTCCCTCTTTCACTCCGTCCAGGATCTCGATCCGGTCTCCGGAGGCGATCCCGAGCTTCACCGGCTTTAACATGGCAGAAACGCCGTCCGTCACGAAGACCTTCGGCTGGCCCTGCTGATCCCGCTCAACGGCCAGTCGCGGGATGGTCACGGCCTTCGGCTTCCGCTCCAGGATCAGGTCCACGACGGCGTACATGTCGGTCTTGATCAGCTCCCCGGGGTTGGGGACGACCATCTCGATCGTGGTGGTGCGGGTGACGGGATCGAGCTGGGGAAAGATGGTGGTGACCCTGGCGTTGACCCTGTTGCGGCCCTCAGGCAGGGCCGGGAAGGTTACGACGGCCTCAGTCCCCACCCGCACCTTGACCAGGTCTTTCTCCGCCACCTTGGCCTGGACTCGCGCGCGCGAGAGGTCTTGCAGATCCACGATGGGCATCCCGGGCTTGACCAGGATCCCGGCGTAGATATGGCGCTTGGCGACCCGCCCGGTGATTGGAGCCTCGACGGTCGTGTAGCCCAGGACCACCTTCCGCCGTTCGTACTCTTCCTTAACCTGGACGACCCTGGCCCGGGCAGAATCCAGCGCCGCCTCGGCGTGGAGGACATGCTTTTCAGCCGCCTGCTGATTGGCGATAGCTCGATTGATGCCAGCCTTCGCGCTGACGATCTTGGCCTCCATGGAGGTCACGCGGGCCTCCATCTGAGCCACGCGAGCCTCGGCCTGGGCCACCCGCTCCTGGGCGGTGACGTACTGAGCGCGTCGCTGGTCGAAGCTGGCCTGCCCGATGGCGCCGCGAGCCAGCAGGACTTCGTCTCGCTTGAATTCCCCTCGGATGTAATCGAGCTCGGCTTTGGCCTGGACTACCCCGGGAAGGGCAGCCTTCAGGTCGGCCCGGGCAACGTTCAACATGGCCTCGGCCTCCTTGAGGGCAGCCTCGGCCTGGGCGCGCTCCTCAGCCGCCTTGGCGACCTCGACTTTGGCCCGGGCAAGCTGGGCCTCCATCTGGCGGACCTCTCCCTCGGCCTGGGCGACCATGGACCTCGCCTGCTCCACGACCGCCCCGATCTCGGCCCGGTCCAGCCGGGCAACGACCTGCCCCTGCTCTACCCGGTCTCCTTCGTAGAGCTTGAACTCCTGTACCCAACCTTCCCAGCGGGGATAGACTGTGACTTCCTGGTAGGGCGAGATGGAACCGGTGTAGGTCACCTTGTCCATAATCTGCTGGACCTTAGCCGGCTCAGCGGCCACGGCAACCGGCCCTGTGAGAGGGCTCATGGTCATTTCGATCCGAGGCGCCGTCAGCCAGGCCACGGCTGCGGTCGTCGTGTAGTAGATGACCGCCAGAAGAACGAGCGTGACCGCCCAGCGGCTCACCCAGCGGTGGCGATCCCAAACGAGCGTCTTGAATCCCTGGAGGAGCCCGCCGAGCCGCTCGCGGCGCTCCTCCGGCTCCCGGAAGTCCCAGTAGGCTCTCCCCCAGCGCACGGCTACCTCTCCCGGATCCGCCCGATGGCCTTCCTGCGGGCCACCAGGGCGGTGTTGTAGTCGGCGAGAGCGCGGGTGTGGTTGGTCTCCGCCTGAAGCTCGGCCGCCTGGGCGTCGAGGAGATCCTCGACAATCCCTCGGCCGACCTCGGTCTTGAGCTGTTCGATCCGGAGCGCTTCCCGGGCTTCTTCGAGGGCGGCCTGGGCCGTCGCGATCCGCTCTCTAGCTTCGGTGATCTGCAGGTGAGCGGTCTGCACGTCGAGCTGGATGTCGAGCCTGGCCTTGTCGAACTCCTGCCGCGCCCGCGCCAGCCGAGCTTCTTCCTGAGTGATCCGAGCCGTGAGCAGGCCGCCGGTGAAGACGGGGATCGAGACGTTCACCCCGACGAGGAAATCCCCCATGGGTTGCCCGAACTCGCTCTCGCCAGTTCCCCCGACATACTGGGTCCTGAAATTTACGCTCGGAAGCCGCGCCCCCCGGGCGATCTGCACCTGTTGCTCCTGGACCTCAACGGCCCGCCGCCGGGCCTGAAGCTCCGGGCGACGGCTCTCGCTCTCCTTCAGGTCCTGCACGAGGTCAAGGGGGATCGCCTCGGTTCCCAGCGCCCCCTTGACGGTGATCGGCTCGGTGACCTCGAGTCCCATGAGGGTCTTGAGGATGGCATGCACCAGCTCGACCTCGTTCCTGACCCGGATCAGGTCCTGTCTCACGGCGGCGAGGCGGGTATTTACCTTGAAAAGGTCCACTCGCGCGGCTCGGCCCACCTCGACGAGGCTCGATATATTTTTTTGAGCTTCTTCCAGGGCTTTAACGTTCGCCTCAGTCGCCCTGACGTTCTCCTGAAGCCTCAGGATGTTGTAGAACGTGCTGCTCAGGTTGAAGATCAGCTCGTCGCCGGTCTGAGCCACCCGCTCGCGGGCGAGAAGGGTCAGGAGGCGGTTGGCTTCGACCTCAGCCACGATGCGTCCGCCGACGTAGAGCGGGTAGGTCACCCGAAGCCCCAGGCCGTAGAGGTTGTGGTCGAACTCGCGTCTACCGTTACGGTTATCCTCAAGCGTCGGCCCGAGCTTGGGCATGCGCATGATGTTGGCCAGGAGACGGGTCTTGTTCTCCTCGTCCGGGCCGGAGTACTGCCAGTCGCCGAAGACGTCAGCAAACGGCCAGAGCCGGCCTCGCGCGGCCTCGTGCCCTTTTGTCGCGGCCTCGGCCTCACGCTCGGCGGCCCGCAGCCCGGGGTTCTTGGCCAGGGCGATGTCAATCACCTCGTCCAGGGTCAGCTCCCGCTGGACGACAGGCGCTTGGCCATAACCCGCACCAGTTCCGAGAAAAATTCCGAGCATCGCAAGAAGAAGCACGACGGGCCCGGCTCGTCTCATCCGCGGTCTCCTCAGCAGTGTCGCGTCAAGCGGTTTACGCCCTCCCGACTCATCGCCCCGATTCTTGAGATTCCAGTGCCTCGGTCCGGCGAATGACGATGGAGCGCCTGTGAAGCTCGATCCAGCCCTCCCGTTTCCACTGGAGGAGCGCATGGCTCACCATCTCTCGGCTGGCGCCGATCAGGTTAGCGAGGTCCTGCTGGGTGATCGGCAGGCCAACTCCCACCGCGCCGGCGAGGCCACGGTGTCCGTAGGCCTCGGCCAGCCGAAGAAGGGTAGTGGCCAGGCGGCCCCGAGTGTCCTTGAAGACCATCTCGTCGATCCGCGCCTCGAGCGCGCGGACTCGGTCGGCCAGTTGCCGGATCACCGTGAGCCCCGAAGCCGGCCGAGCCCGGAGGAACGCCTCGAAGTCCGACTGCGGCACCAGCAAAAGCACCGCTTCCCCGAGGCCTTCGACGAGAGGCACGGAGCCTTTGACGAGGCGATCACCGGGGATCACGAGAAGATCCCCGGGATCGAGAAAGGAGACAATCAGCTCCCTGCCCTCAGCGGAGATATGGGAGAGCTTCAGCCGCCCGCTCTTGACGACGAGGACGCACCGGCTCAGCTCACCTGCGAGGAACAGAGACTGACCCTTCTGCAGGATTCGGAGTTGACTCAACCGGGACAGCTCGGTCAGATCCGGTTCTGTCAGTCGCGGCCGCTCTGCTCCATCATTCCCTTCGGCTCCGATCATCATCCGCCCCCTCCCCTGACGAACGAGGCGATCCTCCGTTTGCGGTGACGCGTTACACAGGCGCAGCCCGCCACTCGGCAAGCCGAAGGCTCAGGGGACCCGCCAGCGCCGCGCCCAGGATCCCTCCCACCATCCAGATCGCCGTGACGTGGAGGGGAAGCGGCAGGCACTGGAGGTAGACTGCAGGAGCGATCAGCAGGGCGTAGAGGATCGCGAGCGTCGCTCCGTCCCCGAGCCCGTGATCCGATCGCGGGCGGCCGAACGCAAGGCCCCCCACCAGCAGAGGGCC
Protein-coding sequences here:
- a CDS encoding efflux RND transporter permease subunit, whose translation is MLKLLPKYSVEHPIVMIAVFLALVGGGFLTYINLPVELQPYVDSPSIGIIIQYPGVSAEDMEAYFTRPIEQKMGVLNDKEFIRSNTQEGRAEIIIGFPYFSDINKHKVAVETLLNNMLNELPLDKDNTTNPWVVHVDAQNVPILDLHVTHGSWDDVTLREFVANQMRNRFEQVPGVQSAIPFGGKRRQVTVEVDRTKLEAYNLGLHDIKTALERQHLSRSGGRMINPAQDTLVRLDLRYRNPEELRDIPIGNFKDRIVYLRDVAEVKDTYAEIRSGYHFNGQPGVLLTIVKVPWKGDPQVIDPALRLAKEFEKNNPGLRIGVAYNRNDFVWRIIANSWKELFLAFFLTSIVLLMFLNTITPTVIVLIQLPLIVLASFVFWKPWGLTINTPTNMALVFVLGRLVDDAVVMMDVINRHLKKGKSPKQAAIDGAQELTFAVLATGFAFWLVLIPNLFLQGAMGIGFRGMTAPMIFAHMFSAFFALTMNPMMAAYLFKPYQERLANPLDRFFTWLFRPFIWLIEKLEWLYRHALDWSLDHRAVIIGIAVASIYAGWKIWPMLGWEGMPLQDTGQAVGEVEAWPGTPYPETEKVVSRIEEVLMRQPEVKLVSTQIGQEPAFGTYFSGYGVRTVNKALFKITMTHKDERVCLFYEKWEWFDRLTRACSSKTNRSVWEIMDSVQREVLQTVPGIRSLWLMEMGATPVNTARNPVEVVFKGDDLETLAKVGDQAITVANRAPGVVQPFTNWSLTLPQYRLEVDRARAQELGLAVPQIAMQAFYATQGGMTSEFFKPEGLEGTDRHQRLLIRYKPEQRATLEDLENVIITAPGGKHVRLKEVARVVPKYGTDFIYKEDLQYALAVLGQYRDVGLKMATAGILMGAKTSIPLPRGYTVQPTGMMLTMLDNIYRLYDGLVFAVFFVFIVLLLQSGSMVSTLAIMSDVPLQIMGAVFLLYFRGFFWS
- a CDS encoding efflux RND transporter periplasmic adaptor subunit, giving the protein MRWGRAYWDFREPEERRERLGGLLQGFKTLVWDRHRWVSRWAVTLVLLAVIYYTTTAAVAWLTAPRIEMTMSPLTGPVAVAAEPAKVQQIMDKVTYTGSISPYQEVTVYPRWEGWVQEFKLYEGDRVEQGQVVARLDRAEIGAVVEQARSMVAQAEGEVRQMEAQLARAKVEVAKAAEERAQAEAALKEAEAMLNVARADLKAALPGVVQAKAELDYIRGEFKRDEVLLARGAIGQASFDQRRAQYVTAQERVAQAEARVAQMEARVTSMEAKIVSAKAGINRAIANQQAAEKHVLHAEAALDSARARVVQVKEEYERRKVVLGYTTVEAPITGRVAKRHIYAGILVKPGMPIVDLQDLSRARVQAKVAEKDLVKVRVGTEAVVTFPALPEGRNRVNARVTTIFPQLDPVTRTTTIEMVVPNPGELIKTDMYAVVDLILERKPKAVTIPRLAVERDQQGQPKVFVTDGVSAMLKPVKLGIASGDRIEILDGVKEGEMVIFKGQRGLVEGQQVNIVAGL
- a CDS encoding TolC family protein codes for the protein MRRAGPVVLLLAMLGIFLGTGAGYGQAPVVQRELTLDEVIDIALAKNPGLRAAEREAEAATKGHEAARGRLWPFADVFGDWQYSGPDEENKTRLLANIMRMPKLGPTLEDNRNGRREFDHNLYGLGLRVTYPLYVGGRIVAEVEANRLLTLLARERVAQTGDELIFNLSSTFYNILRLQENVRATEANVKALEEAQKNISSLVEVGRAARVDLFKVNTRLAAVRQDLIRVRNEVELVHAILKTLMGLEVTEPITVKGALGTEAIPLDLVQDLKESESRRPELQARRRAVEVQEQQVQIARGARLPSVNFRTQYVGGTGESEFGQPMGDFLVGVNVSIPVFTGGLLTARITQEEARLARARQEFDKARLDIQLDVQTAHLQITEARERIATAQAALEEAREALRIEQLKTEVGRGIVEDLLDAQAAELQAETNHTRALADYNTALVARRKAIGRIRER
- a CDS encoding Crp/Fnr family transcriptional regulator yields the protein MMIGAEGNDGAERPRLTEPDLTELSRLSQLRILQKGQSLFLAGELSRCVLVVKSGRLKLSHISAEGRELIVSFLDPGDLLVIPGDRLVKGSVPLVEGLGEAVLLLVPQSDFEAFLRARPASGLTVIRQLADRVRALEARIDEMVFKDTRGRLATTLLRLAEAYGHRGLAGAVGVGLPITQQDLANLIGASREMVSHALLQWKREGWIELHRRSIVIRRTEALESQESGR